One window of the Methanobrevibacter sp. genome contains the following:
- the ltrA gene encoding group II intron reverse transcriptase/maturase, whose protein sequence is MRLTPNNNICEPAKPITTDWSSINWNKPNRHVTSLQRRIYRASRENNKKKVRDLQRQVMRCNSSLLISIRRVTQENKGKYSPGIDGFRATTNLARGELYDTLKTKNIKLHRPKPVLRKYIPKKNGKLRSLGIPTIKDRIYQEIIRMAMEPEWEAKFEPTSNGFRPGRRQHDSVRRNYYNIQSGKWCWIYEGDFQACFDTLSHGFILKQVRDFPYYNLVKRFLEVGFVDNGIHYKSYEGTPQGGLLSPLLANIALHGMEEALGISYMAYNRTRNGKTVKEVVSKGKYRLSRYADDFLVFAQTEDDINKVPELLELYLDERGLVMSKEKTQITHISEGFDFLGFNFRRDKDNISRVRPSKDSLKSFKEEVDYICKTTHGHNVSLLIDRLNPVIRGTANYWRYAVSTGYELATMDHYLWNKTFNFLKRLHSNKGKGWIKNRYYPLYDDGIHRNNWVLTDPKSGKILEKMAWFKPRRYIMVKHDYSPYDGDKKAYFDSRKSKFSFSTG, encoded by the coding sequence ATGAGATTAACTCCAAATAACAATATTTGTGAGCCCGCGAAACCAATCACTACCGATTGGAGTTCCATCAACTGGAACAAACCCAATCGGCATGTAACTAGTTTACAAAGGCGTATATACCGTGCCAGTAGAGAAAATAATAAAAAGAAAGTCAGAGATTTACAAAGGCAAGTAATGAGATGTAACTCGTCCTTATTAATTTCAATAAGAAGAGTTACTCAAGAAAATAAAGGCAAATACAGTCCGGGTATCGATGGTTTTAGAGCCACTACTAATTTAGCCCGTGGTGAACTATATGATACTCTCAAGACGAAGAATATTAAACTCCATAGACCAAAGCCAGTACTTCGCAAATACATTCCCAAGAAGAACGGAAAATTAAGGTCTCTAGGTATTCCTACCATTAAAGATAGGATTTATCAAGAAATCATCCGTATGGCCATGGAGCCCGAATGGGAAGCAAAATTTGAACCAACAAGTAATGGTTTTCGTCCAGGCAGGAGGCAACATGACTCCGTAAGAAGAAATTACTACAATATCCAAAGCGGTAAATGGTGCTGGATATATGAAGGTGATTTCCAAGCATGCTTTGACACTCTGTCACATGGTTTTATTCTAAAACAAGTCCGTGATTTTCCATACTATAATCTTGTTAAAAGATTTCTAGAAGTCGGATTTGTGGACAATGGAATTCATTATAAATCATATGAAGGTACTCCTCAAGGAGGTCTTTTATCTCCATTGTTAGCAAATATCGCTCTTCACGGGATGGAAGAAGCACTGGGCATATCATATATGGCCTACAACAGGACAAGAAATGGGAAAACCGTTAAAGAAGTCGTGTCTAAAGGTAAATATCGTCTATCTCGATATGCGGATGACTTTTTAGTATTCGCACAGACAGAAGACGATATAAACAAAGTGCCTGAATTATTAGAACTCTATCTGGATGAAAGGGGTTTGGTAATGTCCAAAGAGAAAACCCAAATAACACATATCTCTGAAGGATTTGATTTCTTAGGCTTTAACTTCAGACGGGATAAGGATAACATATCTCGTGTTAGACCATCCAAGGATAGCCTGAAAAGTTTTAAAGAAGAAGTCGACTATATCTGTAAAACTACACATGGTCATAATGTCAGTCTTCTAATTGACAGATTAAATCCTGTAATCAGAGGTACTGCAAACTATTGGAGATATGCTGTTTCTACAGGTTACGAACTTGCCACTATGGACCATTATCTATGGAATAAAACATTCAATTTCCTAAAGAGACTTCATTCTAATAAAGGAAAGGGATGGATTAAAAACCGTTACTATCCTTTGTATGATGATGGCATACATCGTAATAACTGGGTTCTAACAGACCCGAAATCTGGCAAAATTCTGGAGAAAATGGCTTGGTTTAAACCTAGGAGATATATTATGGTAAAACATGATTATAGTCCATATGATGGTGATAAAAAAGCATATTTCGATTCTAGAAAGTCTAAATTTTCATTTTCTACTGGATGA
- a CDS encoding pseudomurein-binding repeat-containing protein: MLKGNCKDIEKKAKKLGNDKLVAMYTMALIKDNKSLDFLPNYVMLKNGTQIDKAEYVDMAIRTESYIRANGRLPAIVYRKSTLPDYDDSTMKLFIKTYNFKGDNIDEALDVIANKKLYSKYFDSQKTDRKIITDAKASKGSNCVDWGQVYYRIAKSLGYDVQFVRQARVSSLHRVQ, from the coding sequence TTGCTAAAAGGTAACTGCAAGGACATAGAAAAGAAAGCAAAGAAATTAGGAAATGATAAGCTAGTAGCAATGTATACAATGGCCTTAATTAAAGACAACAAGTCTTTAGATTTTCTTCCAAATTATGTAATGCTAAAGAATGGAACCCAAATCGATAAAGCAGAATATGTGGACATGGCCATAAGAACTGAAAGCTATATCAGAGCAAACGGAAGGCTTCCAGCTATTGTCTATCGTAAGTCAACATTACCTGACTATGATGATTCAACAATGAAGTTATTTATAAAGACTTATAATTTCAAAGGTGATAATATTGATGAAGCTTTAGATGTTATAGCCAACAAGAAATTGTACAGTAAATACTTTGATTCACAAAAAACAGACAGGAAAATAATAACAGATGCTAAAGCCAGTAAAGGTTCCAATTGTGTTGACTGGGGACAAGTATATTATAGAATAGCTAAATCATTAGGTTATGATGTGCAGTTTGTGCGACAAGCTAGGGTCTCTTCTCTCCATCGAGTTCAGTGA
- a CDS encoding CPBP family intramembrane glutamic endopeptidase, with protein sequence MSEYFKYENKDYDIPFLNGIPELTTPKIIVLVIGFLITFITPFVVPLEGFHIQKALIVCFATLIPIIYALKGNLSMIFRVPQVKDIKIIILGLIGVMILSAIINFILTGGIGNTATDAAMKGSPTVLIIGLIIQLVGEELFKLIPLILVVAFTYKSLGRKNAIIAGIVISQLLFALVHIPAYGFDLKFLILALGVGGCILPITYIHTKNVAVPYFIHLIEDLIGLVVMLGTAGLLFF encoded by the coding sequence ATGAGTGAATATTTCAAATATGAAAATAAGGATTATGATATTCCTTTTTTAAACGGGATTCCAGAGCTTACAACTCCCAAGATTATAGTATTAGTTATAGGATTTTTAATCACATTCATAACACCATTTGTTGTTCCTCTAGAAGGATTTCATATCCAAAAAGCTTTAATAGTCTGTTTTGCAACATTAATTCCTATAATTTATGCTTTGAAAGGTAATCTGTCAATGATTTTTAGAGTTCCACAAGTTAAAGACATCAAAATAATAATTTTAGGTCTAATCGGAGTTATGATTTTATCAGCAATAATCAATTTTATTTTAACCGGAGGAATTGGTAACACTGCAACGGATGCTGCAATGAAGGGTAGTCCAACCGTATTAATAATTGGCTTAATAATCCAACTGGTCGGTGAAGAACTGTTCAAACTCATACCTTTAATATTAGTCGTTGCATTCACATACAAATCATTAGGACGTAAAAATGCAATAATTGCTGGAATTGTCATTTCACAGTTACTCTTTGCATTGGTGCACATTCCTGCATACGGATTTGACTTAAAATTTTTAATTCTTGCACTGGGCGTTGGCGGCTGTATACTGCCGATAACCTACATACATACAAAAAATGTTGCTGTACCATACTTCATACACTTAATTGAAGATCTTATAGGATTAGTTGTTATGCTTGGAACTGCAGGACTTTTATTTTTCTAG
- a CDS encoding helix-turn-helix transcriptional regulator, with translation MKNNIAIFRKELGMTQKQLAHAIGMSVEDLNAIENNTLEPTLIDANNIVKALKKEYIAEVFMLKELD, from the coding sequence ATGAAAAACAATATCGCTATTTTCAGAAAGGAACTGGGAATGACTCAAAAACAGCTTGCTCATGCAATTGGCATGTCAGTTGAAGATTTAAATGCAATAGAAAACAATACTCTTGAACCAACATTAATCGATGCAAATAATATTGTCAAGGCACTTAAAAAAGAATACATTGCCGAAGTGTTCATGTTAAAAGAATTAGATTAA
- a CDS encoding DNA alkylation repair protein: MIEMEFDEIIHELESLSDVDYAQNMKNFGIQYVRSYGLRIPQIKRIAKSCGKNHELAQKLWNHGYHETYIMATLVEEEDKVTSSQLNEWVDEFYSWDLVDQACINLLRFIPEAWDNIFVWCDSDKEFTKRTAFSLIAVLAVHEKDLDFTRYFDILKDGSKDNRNFVKKSVNWAIRQIGKIDFENNRKAIELSYEILEIDCKSSKWVARGAIRELESEKVQNKFNH; this comes from the coding sequence ATGATTGAAATGGAATTTGATGAGATAATTCATGAGCTTGAAAGCTTGTCAGATGTTGATTATGCTCAAAACATGAAGAATTTCGGCATTCAATATGTTAGAAGTTACGGTTTGAGAATACCTCAAATCAAAAGGATTGCCAAAAGCTGTGGTAAGAATCATGAACTGGCACAAAAACTGTGGAATCACGGATATCATGAAACCTACATTATGGCAACACTGGTTGAAGAGGAAGATAAGGTAACCTCGTCCCAATTGAATGAGTGGGTTGATGAGTTCTATTCATGGGATCTGGTTGACCAGGCATGCATCAATCTTTTGAGATTCATTCCCGAAGCTTGGGACAATATATTTGTCTGGTGCGATAGTGATAAGGAATTTACCAAAAGAACAGCCTTTAGTCTGATAGCAGTTTTGGCAGTTCATGAAAAAGATTTGGATTTCACCAGATATTTTGACATTCTAAAGGATGGTTCAAAGGACAATCGTAATTTCGTTAAAAAATCAGTTAACTGGGCCATAAGACAAATCGGTAAGATTGATTTTGAAAATAATCGAAAGGCAATTGAACTTTCCTATGAAATTCTTGAAATCGACTGCAAGTCAAGTAAATGGGTTGCTCGTGGAGCGATTAGGGAGCTTGAAAGTGAAAAAGTCCAAAATAAATTCAATCACTAA
- a CDS encoding RNA-binding protein: MIHNIKFRAFVYENESVDDISQAILNILPEAEIEAEEAEGLLENKIIILTGIVSKKRFTKTFFNTLLKWTDLDKLNGDLERKIDDKGNWFLRFDKSDALDEIWTIKDSGDAIHLKVKIAAFPAKKQIAVDKVRQAILND, encoded by the coding sequence ATGATTCATAATATTAAGTTTAGGGCTTTCGTTTATGAAAATGAAAGCGTTGATGATATTAGTCAAGCTATTTTAAATATTCTTCCTGAAGCTGAAATCGAAGCTGAAGAGGCTGAAGGATTACTTGAAAACAAGATAATAATTCTAACCGGAATTGTTTCTAAAAAACGATTCACAAAAACTTTTTTTAATACACTTTTAAAGTGGACCGACTTGGATAAACTCAACGGGGATTTGGAGCGCAAGATAGATGATAAAGGTAACTGGTTTTTAAGATTTGATAAATCTGACGCTCTAGATGAAATATGGACTATTAAGGATTCAGGAGATGCAATTCATTTAAAAGTTAAAATTGCAGCATTTCCTGCTAAAAAGCAGATTGCAGTGGATAAAGTCCGTCAAGCTATTTTAAATGATTGA
- a CDS encoding 50S ribosomal protein L15e, translating into MYKYIRDAWKNPDESYVRELMWERAPKWRKQKVVQRIERPTRLDRARSLGYRAKKGFIVVRTRVRRGGRRKTRRFNGRKPKRMGVNKITQAKSIQRIAEERVAKKYPNLEVLNSYWVWSTGKHKYYEVILVDPQSPSIVNDKKINWICSKKHTNRALRGLTSAGNKGRGIKSKGKGSEQARRRKL; encoded by the coding sequence ATGTATAAATATATTAGAGATGCGTGGAAAAATCCTGATGAGTCTTACGTACGTGAACTCATGTGGGAAAGAGCTCCTAAATGGAGAAAGCAAAAAGTAGTTCAAAGAATTGAAAGACCTACTAGACTCGACAGAGCTAGAAGTTTAGGTTACAGAGCTAAAAAAGGTTTTATTGTAGTAAGAACCAGAGTAAGACGTGGTGGAAGAAGAAAAACTCGTCGTTTCAATGGTCGTAAACCTAAAAGAATGGGTGTAAACAAAATTACCCAAGCAAAATCTATTCAAAGAATTGCTGAAGAACGTGTAGCTAAAAAATACCCTAACTTAGAAGTTTTAAACTCATACTGGGTATGGTCTACAGGTAAACATAAATATTATGAAGTAATTTTAGTAGATCCACAAAGTCCTTCTATCGTTAACGATAAAAAAATCAATTGGATTTGCTCCAAAAAACACACTAACAGAGCTCTCAGAGGCTTAACCAGTGCTGGTAACAAAGGACGTGGAATCAAATCTAAAGGAAAAGGCTCTGAACAAGCTAGAAGAAGAAAATTATAA
- a CDS encoding DUF2149 domain-containing protein produces the protein MLRKRRRISESVDDDPMGGLNNLSDAMLVLALGFLIFAIMALSANPDMITQSQSTQDVSTADTFTQNYTDAGGLEDSGYSEVGKVYEDPATGELVMVSG, from the coding sequence ATGCTTAGGAAAAGAAGAAGGATTTCTGAATCAGTTGATGATGATCCTATGGGTGGATTAAATAACCTGTCCGATGCAATGCTTGTTTTGGCTTTGGGGTTTTTGATTTTTGCAATTATGGCATTGTCCGCTAATCCGGATATGATTACACAGTCACAGTCAACGCAGGACGTTTCAACTGCTGATACATTCACGCAGAATTACACTGATGCTGGTGGACTTGAAGACAGCGGATACAGTGAAGTCGGAAAGGTATATGAAGATCCCGCTACTGGTGAGCTGGTGATGGTATCGGGTTAA
- a CDS encoding MotA/TolQ/ExbB proton channel family protein, with the protein MIIQGTETLTSLIHILSESLLTPVVVLLVVSIVIVILAFGGLINEFISRKAISSRNLEDLVRRVSFSANVAQMKDEISKSDLFDYQKEILTRIADNHDIGPEARKALASELISAHETRLIKKTNKTDILVRVGPILGLLGTLIPLGPGLAALGTGDIATLAQSLTIAFDTTVTGLTVGAIAFLISKYKKQWYESELIDVETVAEAELETMNKW; encoded by the coding sequence ATGATTATTCAGGGAACTGAAACATTAACTTCATTGATTCATATCCTGTCTGAAAGTCTTTTAACACCGGTTGTTGTTTTGCTGGTAGTCTCGATAGTTATTGTCATATTGGCATTCGGAGGATTGATTAATGAGTTTATTTCAAGAAAAGCCATTAGTTCAAGAAATTTGGAGGATTTAGTCAGGAGAGTTTCATTTTCAGCCAATGTGGCTCAAATGAAAGATGAAATTTCAAAAAGTGACTTGTTTGATTATCAAAAGGAAATTTTGACAAGAATTGCAGACAATCATGATATAGGGCCGGAAGCAAGAAAAGCATTGGCCAGTGAATTGATTTCTGCTCATGAGACAAGATTAATCAAAAAAACTAATAAAACTGATATATTAGTTCGTGTTGGACCAATATTGGGACTTTTAGGTACTTTAATACCGTTAGGTCCCGGACTAGCAGCGCTTGGAACAGGAGACATTGCAACTCTTGCCCAATCTCTGACAATTGCATTTGACACAACTGTCACAGGTTTGACCGTGGGAGCTATTGCATTTTTAATATCAAAATACAAAAAGCAATGGTACGAATCAGAACTTATTGATGTTGAAACCGTTGCTGAAGCGGAACTTGAAACAATGAACAAATGGTGA
- a CDS encoding peptide ABC transporter permease, with product MDLMGGYLLVLLVLFAANIALLFGNNKINNLKLIAISAIFTIITFILINASNNINLELLDYFGYIFLIISILTFAMMVYCTKNNNIKVLNYSILVIFIISVILLSSQANLNVFNSLSYSLLFFIILFVVFQLTRLLHHAKRKYPVLIGEYMTLESILIFLFALTYNSTLNLNYTMFSSFLILTPTYQLIYVIIGVIVVLVVGVLINDTRGK from the coding sequence ATGGATTTAATGGGAGGATATCTATTAGTATTGTTGGTTTTATTCGCTGCCAATATAGCATTGCTTTTTGGCAATAATAAAATTAATAATCTGAAATTAATTGCAATTTCAGCAATATTTACCATTATAACATTTATTTTAATAAATGCCTCAAATAACATAAATTTAGAATTGTTGGACTATTTTGGGTACATATTTTTAATAATATCTATCTTGACATTTGCTATGATGGTGTATTGTACTAAAAACAATAATATTAAAGTTTTAAATTATTCAATTTTAGTTATTTTCATAATCTCAGTTATATTATTGTCCTCACAGGCTAATCTTAATGTTTTTAATTCCCTTTCATATTCTTTATTATTTTTTATTATTCTATTTGTCGTTTTTCAGCTTACAAGATTATTGCATCATGCAAAAAGGAAGTATCCAGTTTTAATTGGTGAGTACATGACTTTAGAGTCAATATTGATTTTTCTTTTTGCATTGACATATAATTCTACATTAAATCTTAACTATACAATGTTTAGTTCATTTTTAATATTAACTCCAACTTATCAGTTAATTTATGTTATAATAGGAGTTATTGTTGTTTTAGTTGTAGGTGTGCTTATAAATGATACAAGGGGGAAATAA
- a CDS encoding FmdE family protein, translated as MNEKDYDEQLAKAAEFHGHVCGGIAIGTKLAMYGMELLEMPLNQRNKNLIVFLEIDRCMSDAVQSVTGCSMGKRSLKQMYYGKFAATFLNQETGEALRITDADANKKFKDEETKEEMIARFRRTPPEELFKVDKVKIELGPGDMPGKPYTTTFCSVCGEKVSDGRHKLIGGKPVCISCAEGSYYEIIEE; from the coding sequence ATGAATGAAAAAGATTATGATGAACAATTGGCAAAGGCTGCAGAGTTTCACGGACACGTCTGCGGTGGAATTGCAATCGGAACCAAACTTGCAATGTATGGTATGGAACTGCTTGAAATGCCTTTGAATCAGAGAAATAAAAATCTCATTGTATTTCTGGAAATTGACCGCTGCATGTCTGATGCAGTACAGTCTGTAACAGGATGCTCTATGGGTAAAAGATCATTAAAGCAAATGTATTACGGCAAGTTTGCTGCTACATTTCTTAACCAGGAAACCGGTGAGGCACTCAGAATAACTGATGCTGATGCCAATAAGAAGTTCAAGGATGAGGAAACCAAGGAGGAAATGATTGCAAGGTTCAGAAGAACTCCACCTGAAGAACTGTTCAAGGTTGACAAGGTTAAAATTGAATTGGGTCCTGGAGACATGCCTGGTAAACCTTATACTACTACATTCTGTTCTGTATGTGGTGAAAAGGTATCTGATGGCAGGCATAAACTCATTGGTGGAAAACCTGTTTGCATCTCCTGTGCTGAAGGGTCATATTATGAGATAATTGAAGAGTAA
- a CDS encoding ABC transporter ATP-binding protein has translation MVIDSKLFEAKNISFSYDDEEIFSDISFSIGKGDVLCILGPNGTGKTTLIKCLNGFHEISSGEILINGKNIKKLSFKEISKHIGYIPQSHVPSFPFKVFDVVLMGRSPYLNLTDSPRDEDIKIALEALKTLDIEYLKDKDYTNLSGGERQLVFLARVLCQKPDILILDEPTSHLDFGNQIKLLEIIDNLAKTGLSIIMSSHFPDHAFLSSTKVAIMKNKKFIDFGAPDDVVTEENLKKAYSIDVKLIELDGKRKVCVPMKTNLKLEL, from the coding sequence ATGGTCATAGACTCAAAATTATTTGAAGCAAAAAACATTTCATTTTCATATGATGATGAGGAAATATTTTCAGATATCAGTTTTTCAATTGGAAAAGGAGATGTCTTATGTATTCTGGGGCCAAACGGTACTGGAAAAACCACTCTGATTAAATGTCTCAACGGATTTCATGAAATTAGTTCTGGTGAAATACTAATCAACGGCAAAAACATTAAGAAGTTATCATTTAAGGAAATATCAAAACATATCGGTTATATTCCCCAATCACATGTGCCCTCTTTTCCATTTAAGGTGTTTGATGTTGTACTGATGGGAAGGTCTCCTTATCTTAACCTGACTGATTCTCCGAGAGATGAAGACATAAAAATCGCACTGGAAGCTCTGAAAACATTAGACATTGAATATCTGAAGGATAAGGATTATACCAATTTAAGTGGAGGAGAACGCCAGCTTGTATTTTTAGCAAGAGTATTATGTCAAAAACCGGATATCCTGATTCTTGATGAGCCAACTTCACACTTGGACTTTGGAAATCAGATAAAACTACTGGAAATTATTGACAATCTCGCAAAAACAGGTTTGTCAATCATAATGTCATCTCATTTTCCAGACCATGCATTTTTAAGTTCGACAAAAGTGGCTATCATGAAAAACAAGAAATTCATTGATTTCGGAGCTCCAGATGATGTGGTGACTGAAGAAAACCTGAAAAAAGCATATTCAATAGATGTAAAGCTTATAGAATTGGATGGCAAGCGAAAAGTTTGTGTACCAATGAAAACAAATTTAAAATTAGAATTATAA
- a CDS encoding iron ABC transporter permease: MDKESKEIISIVLLIFFPIFLFFASFLIGRYPISPVDVINTILSPIFPQLEVNSTITTIVFEIRLPRIIGAIVVGASLAISGAAFQSIFKNPLVSSDLLGVSNGAGFGAALGILLSGANIITQIFAFVFGLISVATTYLISKSYKAGGILVLVLSGVAISAFFNSLISAIKFIADPDDKLPEIVYWLMGSLASINADKLFMIAIPVIIGLAILLILRWQMNLLAMGDEEAQSLGLDPSKIRLLIIAGCTLLTSAAVSISGIVGWVGLIIPHMSRMIVGPDNRVLLPASLSLGASFLLLIDNISRAVIAIEIPIGILTAIIGVPIFLYLLKRGYSEWS; this comes from the coding sequence ATGGATAAGGAATCAAAAGAGATTATAAGTATTGTGCTTTTAATCTTTTTTCCAATATTTTTATTCTTCGCTTCATTTCTGATAGGCAGATATCCAATCAGTCCTGTTGATGTGATAAATACGATTTTATCTCCAATATTTCCGCAACTGGAGGTCAACTCAACAATAACAACAATAGTCTTTGAAATAAGGCTTCCAAGAATAATCGGAGCAATAGTTGTCGGTGCATCACTTGCAATCTCTGGTGCGGCATTCCAATCAATATTCAAAAACCCATTGGTATCATCTGACCTTTTGGGTGTTTCAAATGGTGCGGGCTTTGGAGCGGCACTTGGAATCCTTTTAAGCGGAGCCAATATTATAACACAGATTTTTGCATTTGTATTCGGTTTGATATCAGTTGCAACAACTTATCTGATATCAAAATCATATAAGGCTGGTGGAATACTTGTACTGGTACTTTCAGGAGTTGCAATTTCAGCATTCTTCAATTCACTGATTTCAGCAATTAAGTTTATTGCAGATCCCGACGATAAACTGCCTGAAATCGTATACTGGCTGATGGGTAGCTTGGCATCAATCAATGCGGATAAACTCTTTATGATTGCAATACCTGTCATCATAGGACTTGCAATATTATTGATTTTGAGATGGCAAATGAACCTGCTTGCAATGGGTGATGAGGAGGCACAGTCTTTAGGTTTGGATCCGTCAAAAATAAGGCTTTTGATTATTGCAGGCTGTACATTACTCACTTCAGCTGCAGTATCCATAAGCGGTATTGTCGGATGGGTCGGACTGATTATACCTCACATGTCCCGTATGATAGTGGGACCGGACAACAGGGTGTTGCTTCCGGCTTCACTGAGCTTGGGTGCAAGTTTTCTATTGCTGATTGACAATATATCACGTGCTGTGATTGCAATTGAAATTCCAATCGGTATCCTCACAGCTATTATTGGTGTTCCGATATTTTTATACTTACTTAAAAGGGGTTATTCAGAATGGTCATAG
- a CDS encoding ABC transporter substrate-binding protein, whose protein sequence is MEKKIKVIILLLVVLVVAGLATHLFLTPSTVETVGSKNITDMIDRQVEIPASVSNVVATSPPMTTVLYMIAPDKLKAVNFQWTDDEMEYVPGQYQNLPVVGGWYGTQDGSYEEFIASEPDIVIESIDEGGDGDTSTVQERQEKFGTIPVVAVKDTTNVEKIGESITFMGEVVGAEDKAQELNDFNDKYLDIVHEKSSKLSDSDKKTVYYAQGDDGLQTNPSHSTHGQLIDLVGGVNVADSVAQGNTTSGVQVSMEQVISWNPDIIITGDPEFYASVYSDSNWGKLDAVKNHEVYLSPQSPFKWFDRPVGANMIIGVPWTAKVIYPNDYKDIDMVGATKEFYSNFYHFDLSDDQAKDILLGSGLKEENL, encoded by the coding sequence ATGGAAAAGAAAATCAAAGTAATAATCTTATTGTTAGTTGTTTTAGTCGTAGCGGGACTGGCTACACACTTGTTTTTAACACCTTCAACTGTAGAAACTGTTGGATCCAAAAACATTACTGATATGATTGACAGGCAAGTGGAAATACCTGCATCAGTAAGCAATGTCGTTGCTACAAGTCCTCCAATGACAACAGTATTGTACATGATTGCACCGGACAAACTAAAGGCTGTCAACTTCCAATGGACAGATGATGAGATGGAATACGTTCCAGGACAATACCAGAACCTTCCAGTAGTCGGCGGATGGTACGGTACACAGGACGGAAGCTATGAGGAATTCATCGCTTCAGAACCGGACATTGTAATTGAATCCATTGATGAAGGCGGCGACGGTGATACATCAACCGTTCAGGAACGCCAGGAAAAGTTCGGTACAATACCTGTCGTTGCTGTTAAGGATACCACCAATGTGGAAAAGATTGGCGAGTCAATAACATTCATGGGTGAGGTTGTCGGAGCCGAAGACAAGGCACAGGAACTCAATGACTTCAACGACAAATACTTGGACATTGTACATGAAAAATCATCCAAATTATCCGACAGTGACAAAAAGACAGTCTATTATGCTCAGGGTGATGACGGACTTCAGACAAACCCTTCACACTCAACACACGGTCAGCTGATTGATTTGGTTGGTGGTGTAAATGTGGCTGATTCAGTTGCTCAGGGAAACACTACCAGTGGAGTTCAAGTGTCAATGGAACAGGTAATCAGCTGGAATCCAGATATAATTATCACTGGAGATCCGGAATTCTATGCAAGCGTTTATTCAGATTCAAACTGGGGCAAACTTGATGCAGTTAAAAACCATGAAGTATATCTCTCACCGCAATCTCCATTCAAATGGTTTGACAGGCCTGTAGGGGCAAACATGATTATTGGTGTTCCATGGACTGCAAAGGTAATCTATCCTAATGACTATAAGGACATTGACATGGTTGGCGCAACCAAGGAATTCTACAGTAATTTCTACCACTTTGATTTAAGTGACGACCAGGCAAAGGATATTCTATTAGGCTCTGGACTTAAAGAGGAGAATTTATAA
- a CDS encoding HIRAN domain-containing protein, with the protein MANIQKTNSEISTFVEFLHNKREIESFHRDIYLITVDVAGLMFIDNIDDIFPKLEKGEYLQLFREKQNYYDEKAILVKFNGDKIGYVPRKHNNVLANLMDAGKELYGVIEKLAIEPAVYIGEDDYRIVEFKIFMKD; encoded by the coding sequence ATGGCTAATATTCAAAAGACAAATTCTGAAATTTCCACATTCGTAGAATTTTTACATAATAAACGTGAAATCGAATCATTTCACAGGGATATTTATCTTATCACAGTTGATGTAGCTGGATTAATGTTTATAGATAATATTGATGATATTTTTCCTAAATTGGAAAAAGGAGAATATCTGCAGTTATTCCGTGAAAAACAAAATTACTATGATGAAAAGGCAATTTTGGTCAAATTCAATGGTGATAAGATAGGTTATGTTCCAAGAAAACATAATAATGTTTTAGCTAATCTGATGGATGCGGGAAAAGAGTTGTATGGTGTAATTGAAAAGTTGGCTATTGAACCTGCAGTATATATTGGGGAAGATGATTATCGTATTGTTGAATTTAAAATTTTCATGAAAGATTAA